The following proteins are encoded in a genomic region of Hemibagrus wyckioides isolate EC202008001 linkage group LG29, SWU_Hwy_1.0, whole genome shotgun sequence:
- the LOC131349357 gene encoding kelch-like protein 33, with product MNDMEEDQKLEEDSKWTRHLKILQESDQQMERSESCNVLHHPTGDDDDEDVDDDMQQFENTSFASDDDEDESETSEEYDEYPEKLYCHPTFPNSVFQTLEEMKQLTFLTDLTVRTQNKGCFHAHSLVLAAMSSLVQQMLKQANEQNEREICLCVGPEVSDFGLNAVLEFAYTGTISDLNRGSLPQIQTAALYLGVPRVLKLCKEEEERERKKDGERKTEDSWISAEEEKKVSLQSIRQLWEERVGCDVEVEAEGRIFSAHRVILSASSDYFRAMFGSGMKETHQTSVSLLMMRANELEALLHCCYSGHLFLDWGCVFELTSTALQFQFQPALSICLNFMQEEMDAYRCLDVASFAEAYEMSDLLEMAEDFMLRHFEDVAATVKFQDLSVEKLKTYLRSNCLCVTSELSVFRAVVSWIEADPRTRVKEARDLMRTVLFPLMTFTEFREVKVIMSWPQVSNRDLYESLFKEFCTNTFNSHSDFRTYLPKETLVLVGGERITENLDKRLPCREIWFSNSFRNHVGLLKKVEWRKLGDLPEKPRFCHRVRVISGKLYVVGGRHYYGRDDTMKCAYRYDPIQNSWQRLADMNERRGNFVLVVLDGKMFAVGGDKDSEINTGSVEVYCPVTDTWSFAHPLDQSLSGHAASVWNEKIFISGGFDSRFHCLASMLVYHPEKGSTYLVDMMQNCAQHCMETLKDCLYVAGGVSGVGGQLFDQLACEFFDPVNDCWCAITPMSLPHVCAASAVLEGKIYIIGGYCHEDYSDTKVVHRFDPVMQHWENLCGTPGANSYIAACVLALPRHLRQ from the exons ATGAATGACATGGAAGAAGACCAAAAACTTGAAGAAGACAGCAAGTGGACAAGACATCTGAAGATATTACAGGAAAGTGACCAGCAAATGGAAAGATCTGAGAGTTGTAATGTTCTGCATCATCCtactggtgatgatgatgatgaagatgttgaTGATGACATGCAGCAGTTTGAGAACACATCCTTTgctagtgatgatgatgaagatgaaagtGAAACCAGTGAAGAATATGACGAATATCCAGAAAAGCTATACTGCCACCCAACCTTCCCAAACAGTGTTTTCCAAACTTTGGAAGAAATGAAACAATTGACCTTCCTCACTGATCTTACTGTAAGAACTCAAAACAAGGGTTGTTTCCATGCTCACTCTTTAGTCCTGGCTGCCATGAGCTCCCTCGTCCAGCAGATGCTCAAACAAGCGAATGaacagaacgagagagagataTGTTTATGTGTTGGTCCAGAAGTATCTGATTTCGGCCTGAATGCAGTGTTGGAGTTTGCCTACACTGGAACCATCTCTGATTTGAACAGAGGATCTTTACCTCAGATTCAAACTGCTGCTCTGTATCTGGGAGTTCCCAGGGTTTTGAAGCTCTgcaaagaagaagaggaaagggagagaaagaaagatggtgAGAGGAAGACGGAAGATAGTTGGATCTCTgctgaagaggagaagaaggtCAGCTTGCAGTCCATCAGGCAGCTGTGGGAAGAGAGAGTGGGCTGTGATGTGGAGGTGGAGGCGGAAGGAAGAATATTTAGTG CACACAGGGTCATTCTGAGTGCCAGCAGTGACTACTTCCGTGCCATGTTCGGCAGCGGTATGAAGGAGACCCACCAGACCTCAGTGTCCCTGCTAATGATGAGAGCAAATGAACTAGAAGCCCTTCTTCACTGCTGCTACAGCGGACATCTGTTTCTCGATTGGGGCTGTGTTTTCGAACTCACCTCCACTGCTCTTCAGTTCCAATTCCAACCtgctctgtccatctgtctcaaCTTTATGCAGGAGGAAATGGATGCATACAGATGTCTGGATGTAGCTTCTTTTGCTGAGGCTTATGAAATGAGTGACTTGCTGGAAATGGCTGAAGACTTTATGCTTAGGCATTTTGAGGACGTAGCAGCTACTGTGAAATTTCAGGACCTGTCTGTGGAAAAGCTAAAGACATATCTGCGTAGCAACTGCTTATGCGTAACGTCAGAGTTGTCTGTTTTCAGAGCGGTCGTATCTTGGATCGAGGCCGATCCGAGAACCAGGGTGAAAGAAGCCAGGGATCTAATGAGAACTGTCCTATTTCCTCTCATGACCTTTACGGAATTCAGAGAAGTGAAGGTTATAATGTCATGGCCACAAGTCAGCAATAGGGATCTTTACGAGTCGCTGTTTAAAGAGTTTTGCACCAACACCTTTAATTCCCATTCAGACTTTAGGACCTACCTTCCTAAAGAAACGTTGGTGCTTGTTGGTGGTGAAAGAATCACCGAAAACCTTGATAAACGCTTACCTTGTAGGGAAATATGGTTCAGCAACTCTTTCCGTAATCATGTTGGCCTACTGAAAAAAGTCGAATGGAGAAAACTGGGAGATTTACCAGAGAAACCAAGATTCTGTCATAGAGTTCGAGTAATAAGCGGGAAACTATACGTAGTTGGTGGTCGACATTATTATGGAAGGGATGACACTATGAAATGTGCCTATAG GTACGATCCTATCCAAAACAGTTGGCAAAGGTTGGCTGATATGAATGAAAGAAGGGGAAACTTTGTTCTTGTGGTTTTGGATGGAAAAATGTTTGCCGTAGGTGGAGACAAAGATTCAGAGATCAACACAGGAAGTGTAGAAGTCTACTGTCCTGTTACAGATACTTGGAG CTTTGCTCACCCTCTGGACCAATCCTTAAGTGGTCACGCTGCCAGTGTTTGGAATGAAAAGATTTTCATCTCAGGAGGCTTTGACAGTAGATTCCATTGCTTGGCATCCATGCTGGTCTACCATCCAGAGAAAGGCTCCACATACCTCGTAGACATGATGCAGAATTGTGCTCAACACTGCATGGAGACTTTGAAAGACTGCCTGTATGTAGCTGGTGGAGTCTCAGGTGTGGGTGGTCAGTTATTTGACCAGCTAGCCTGTGAGTTCTTTGACCCAGTTAACGATTGCTGGTGTGCCATTACGCCCATGTCTTTGCCTCATGTCTGTGCAGCATCTGCAGTGTTGGAAGGAAAGATTTATATCATTGGTGGCTATTGCCATGAAGACTATAGTGACACAAAAGTGGTCCATAGGT